In Phyllostomus discolor isolate MPI-MPIP mPhyDis1 chromosome 2, mPhyDis1.pri.v3, whole genome shotgun sequence, the following are encoded in one genomic region:
- the URAD gene encoding putative 2-oxo-4-hydroxy-4-carboxy-5-ureidoimidazoline decarboxylase, whose protein sequence is MSRCLQAMDMGKVNSMDFREFVEVFGNVIERCPLIAAAVWSQSPFSDWEDLARHFSAFIDALPQSGQEGVLRCYPDLAGHELHQGTLTAESQREHSVAGLMSLGANEGLRLAELNSQYRARFGFPFVLAARLSDRETVFRELERRLHCPSALELRTALGEVKKIGRLRLADLFGVDPAARL, encoded by the exons ATGTCCCGCTGCCTGCAAGCAATGGACATGGGGAAGGTCAACTCCATGGACTTCAGAGAATTCGTGGAAGTGTTTGGGAATGTCATTGAGAGATGTCCCCTGATAGCAGCTGCTGTGTGGTCCCAGAGCCCATTCTCTGACTGGGAAGATTTAGCGAGGCACTTTTCTGCCTTTATTGATGCTCTGCCACAGTCAG GCCAGGAGGGCGTCCTTCGCTGCTACCCGGACCTGGCGGGCCACGAGCTGCATCAGGGCACGCTGACTGCGGAGTCGCAGCGGGAGCACAGCGTCGCGGGCCTGATGAGCTTGGGTGCCAACGAGGGGCTAAGGCTGGCTGAGCTCAACTCGCAGTACCGCGCGCGCTTCGGCTTCCCCTTCGTGCTCGCCGCGCGCCTCAGCGACCGGGAGACCGTGTTCCGCGAGCTGGAGCGCCGGCTGCACTGCCCGTCTGCGCTGGAGCTGCGCACAGCCTTGGGCGAGGTGAAGAAGATTGGCCGCCTGCGGCTCGCCGACCTCTTCGGCGTGGACCCTGCTGCCCGACTGTAG